DNA from Pelagibacterium nitratireducens:
GGTGTTGGCGTGCTTGTCCACGGTCACGATGGTCTTGGCTTCGGGAATGCCGAGCTTGCGGCCCGCGCCATCGATAATGCGCTTGTTGGCCTGATGGGGAACAAACCAGTCGAGATCTTCGGTCGTCTTGCCGGTCTTGGCCAGAACCTCTTCTATAACGTCGGAGATCATGCCCACGGCGTGCTTGAACACTTCGCGGCCCTCCATGCGCAGATGCCCGATCGACTGGGTGGTCGAAACACCGCCATCGACATAAAGCTTGTCCCAATGACTGCCATCGGTGCGCAGGCTCGAGACCAGGATGCCGTTTTCCGGGGCGTCATCGGCCACCTCCTGCGCTTCGAGAATTATGGCCCCGGCCCCGTCGCCGAACAGCACGCAGGTGGTTCTGTCGTTCCAGTCGAGGATGCGCGAGGCGGTTTCGGCGCCGATCACCAGCGCCCGCTTGGCCATGCCTGTCTTGAGGTAGCTGTCGGCCGTCGCCACGCCGAACACGAAGCCCGAGCACACGGCCTGCACGTCGAAGGCCGAGCCTTTGGTAATGCCGAGCTTTTGCTGCAGGATGGCCGCCGTCGCCGGAAAGGTGCGATCGGGGGTCGTTGTACCCACGACGATCAGATCGATCTCGCTGGCGTCCATCCCGGCATTTTCGAGCGCACGCTGCGCGGCAACCAGGGCAAGATCGGAGGTGTATTCGCCTTCCGCGGCGATGTGACGCTGCCGGATGCCAGTGCGCTGCACGATCCACTCGTCCGAGGTATCGACGATTTTGGCCAGGTCGTCATTGGACATAACGCGTTGCGGCAGATAGCCACCAACGCCACGCACAACAGATTGGATTTTGGTCACGCGGAAGGTGCCTCCAGATTGGACGGTTCTGCCGGCAGGGCCAGCGCGGGGAAGCGTTTCATGCCTTCCCCGATCTTTGCGAGGAGATCGTTGCGGGCCATTTCATAGGCGACGCTGAGTGCGCTTTTGTAGCCGATCTCGTCAGTTCCACCATGGCTCTTGATAACGACACCATTGAGGCCGAGAAAAACCCCCCCGTTTACGGTGCGCGGGTCCATCTTTGAGCGGATGGCATTGAGCGCGCCGCGCGCGAACACCGCGCCGATCTTGCTCATCAGCGAAGAGGTCATGGCGTTGCGCAGATAGGTGCCGACCTGCCGGGCGGTGCCTTCGGCCGTCTTGAGCGCGATATTGCCGGTAAACCCTTCGGTGACCACCACATCGACGGTGCCCTTGCCCAGATCGTCGCCCTCGACGAACCCCTTGTAGGTAAATCCTGCACCCGAGGTCTCGGCAAGGATCTTGCCGGCATCCTTGACCCATTCATTGCCCTTGGCCTCCTCGACGCCGACGTTGAGGAGACCGATGGTGGGGCTTTCGATATCGAACAGGGCGCGGGCCAGCGCCGAGCCCAGGATCGAGAAATCGACCAGTTGCTGGGCGTCGGCCCCGATGGTCGCGCCCACGTCGAGCACGACGATGTCGGAGCGAAGTGTCGGCCAGATCGCCGAAATCGCCGGGCGGGAAATGCCTTCCATGGTGCGCAGGCAGAAGGTCGCCATGGCCATCAGCGCGCCGGTATTGCCGCCTGAGATCGCCACGTCGGCCTCTCCGTCCTTGACCGACTGGATGGTCGCCCACATCGAGGAGGTGCCCCTGCCCTTGCGCAGCGCCTGGCTGGGCTTGTCATCCATGGTGATGACGTTTTCGCTGTGCCGGATCTGCGAGACGGCCTTGAGTTCTGAAAATTCTTCGAGCAGAGGGGTCAGCACCTCCTCGCGCCCGTGAAAAATAAACCGTGCATCGGGATGTTCGCGAAGCAGCAATTTGGCGCCATGCAGCGGAGCACGCGGCGCGTTGTCCCCGCCCATTGCGTCGACGGAGATCGTTATGGTTTCAGTCATTGCCTGCCTTGAAACGTTCCCGAAAATCGGCGCTCACCATAGTCATTGGAGCCCGCCATGCAAGCCCGTCAATCCTTCTTGAGCGCCTTGAGCGCGGCAAACGGAGAGAGTTCGGCCGGATCGTCGCCCGTCAGATCGTCGGTCAGTTCGGCGCCGGGCTTGCGCGGGTAGAGGTCGATAGCAAGCGCGAAGACTTCAAGGACCAGATCGGCCAGATCGATTTCATCGCCCTCGAAATAATCAGGGAGATCGTCGTCCTCGAGATTGACGAAGATTTCGGCACCAGCGGTCGCTTCGCTCGCCTCATCGTGACCGGGCAGAAAAACCCGATCGATCGGCTCGCTGATCTGTTGGGTCACCGGATCGCCGCTCACAACGCAAGGCTGGACCACAGTGCCATTGACATGGCCCTTGGCCTGGATGCCGCCGCGAAACCGGGTCGCTGTGACCTCGGCGGAAAATGCCGTGACCTCGCTCACCTTGAGCCGGTCGGCCAGCACCGCCCGCTGTTCGGCATCGGTCTGGATGGAAACGATCCGGCCGGCTGCCGGGATCTTGTCGATCCTGACCTTGGCATCGAGATCGAATTCATCGGGGCGTTGGCTCATTTGGGATCTCCGAACGTCACGCTGCCGGCCATGATCTGCCCGACAGGTTGGGATTTGAGCGTCTGGTCGCACTCCAGAATATAATCGGCAAACCGCTCGGTCTGCGGATGGGTTGCACCGTCGTGAAAATTCCGGGACACAAAATCGATGAGCCGCGCCCGATCCCCCGAATCCAGAATCGAGGAGAGATTGGACAACATGCCGTAAAACAGGCTCCCCATCTTTTCGATCCGCTTGCCGACGGAAAGATCGCCCACCCCCATTTCACGCAGCGAACGATCCATGTCATGGAAAAAGCAGTCGAACACGTTCTGGGAAAAATCCCTGCTTTGCCGTTCGCTCGAGCGCAAACGCCGGAAAACGAGGGCCGCGTGCAGGCTGATCATGTCGAACCGGCCGGTCAGCGTGTCGGCCACGCCCCATTGTGCATAGAAAATCTCGCGCCGGGATTGCGCCACAATGGCATTATAGACGGCATAGACGGGCTCGGAGAGCTTGGGCTTGCGAAATAAGGACAGGATCATTTCTTGGGGTCTCACAACGAGAAAAGCTGGCCGGTCGCATGCTCAATTCGATTGGCGGCTTGCCAGAGTCGTGCCCGGACGGCTAAACAACACCAAAATCCCTGGCGCTTTGTCGCGAGGCTATAGTCGAGAGAGCTGAGGAAAGTCAATTCATGACCCTGCGTCCCGCCCTTGTCCGCCTGTCCCCTATTGCCGCGGCAATTGCCCTTGGCCTGACCCTGTCGGCCTGTTCGGGAACCGGATTGGTTTCCCAACGTACCCAGGGCTATGTGCTGCCCGACGATGCCATCACCCAGGTCCGACCGGGCTCGAGCCAGGACTTCGTCCGCATCGTTCTCGGATCGCCACAGACGACCAGCACCTTTGGTGGCGAAACGGCCTGGTACTATGTCGAGACGAAAGTCACCCAGACGGCGTTCGGCCTGACCAGCATTCAGGAGCGCACGGTGCTGGCCGTCTATTTCGGTGCCGACGGGCGGGTTACCGACCGCGCGCTCTATTCGCTTGAGGACGGTCGGGCCTTTGCCATCGAGCAGCGCCGCACCGGATCGTTCGGCGAAGACCGCAACTTCGTGGAATCGCTGCTGGCCTCAATCTGAGGCCAGCGCCTGCCGGCCGATGCGGCGGGTGCGCAGATCGTCCCAGCCCAAAAGCAGAATGGCCGAAACCGCGATCGGCAGCGCTATCAGGTTGACCGCTTCCCAGCCGAAAAAGTTCAGCGCCAGCCCGGCGCCGATCGAGCCTATGGCGTTCGAGCCGAACACCAGTTGTTCGTTGAGCGCCTGAACCTTGGCCCCCTCTTCAGGCCGGTAGCTTTTGGTCAGCAGCACCGTCGAGCCGATAAAACCGAAATTCCAGCCCATCCCGAGCAACACCAGTCCGAGATCGAAATGGAACGTGGTGGTGCCCATGAGCGCCGTGCCCACGCTGAAAATAATCAGCAGCATGCCGATTGCTACTGTCAGGTGGGTCCCGATGCGCTTGATGATTTCGCCGGTGACAAAGCTGGGCGCAAACATGGCCACGATATGCCACTGAATGGCGTTGGCCGCATCGGCGGGCGCGTGCCCGCATAGATGCACCATGGCAAGCGGCGCGGCGACCATGACAAAGGTCATGAGCGAAAAACTCGCCATGCCCGTCAGCACCGGCACGAACACCGCCGGGGTCCGGATCATGGCTTTGAGCGGGCGCCCCTGCTCGGATACGGGCCGTTTGGCCTCGCCTTTCGGCAAGCGCGTAAAGCTGAGAAGCAGCATGGATACCAGCGACAGGCCCGCCAGCGCAATGAACGAGCCGGCATAAAGGGCGTCAGGTATGGCTTCGGAGGTTATTGAAGCCAGCCGTGGGCCGAGGAAGCCCGCCAGCACCCCGCCGAAGAGCACCCAGGACACGGCACGCGCCTTGGCGCTTTCAGGAACGCTGTCGGCGGCCGCGAAGCGATATTGCTGGCCGAAGGCTCCCGCAGCGCCAATCAGCAGCATCGAGGCCGAAAAGATCAGGAAGCTGTCGAGATAGATGCCAAGGGCAGCCAGAAGACCACCACACCCGGCAATTGCGGCCCCGAGCAGGAAGCCGCGCGTGCGGCCCAGCCGATGCAGTGCGAGGGCCGCCGGCCCGGCCATCAATGCAACGCCGAGAATCATCGCGGTGGTCGGCAGTGTTGCAAAGGCCGGATCGAAAGCGAGATAGGCGCCGGCCAGAGCACCGACCGCCATCACCATGCCCTGTGACGACCCCGCGATGGCCTGCGCACCGGAAAGAAAGAAGATGTTGCGCATACTGGCCATGGCGATGCTTTCAGGACTCAGGCGTTGGGGTTTTCGCCGCCACCATAGCCCTCGGAATATTTTCGCGCCACGGCGTCGAGCACGCCATTGACCATGCCGGGCACTTCGTCCTCGTAAAAGGCGTTGGCGACGTCCACATATTCGCGGATCACCACCTTGAAGGGGATGTCCTTGCGCATGGTGAGTTCGAACACCCCGGCGCGCAGAAGCGCCCGAAGCGTCGCGTCGATGCGGGTCATGGGCCAGCCCCTCTGCAGGGCCGTGTTGATGACCGGATCGAGCTTGACCTGATTGGCGACGACCCCGCGCACGATGTGGCGGAAATAATCGGCATCGGCGGGCAGATACTGCTCACCCTCCAGTTCGCGCCCCAGCCGAAAACTTTCGAACTGGCTGAGCGTCTCTTCCAGCGTCTGTTCGCCCACATCCATCTGATAGAGGGCCTGAACGGCGGCGAGGCGGGCCGATCCGCGCTGATTTGCAGGCCTAGGCTCGTTCTGGTCGGCCATCGATCAATCCTCCATCAGCAGCGCACGCAGCGCCGCCATGGTCATGGCGGCAACAGCCGCGCCGCCGCCCTTGTTCTGATCGGAGACCCTGGCGCGTGCCCAGGCCTGCGCTTCATTTTCGACGGTCAGAATGCCATTGCCCAGCGCGATCCCGTCGGCGACCGAGAGATCCATCAGCGCCCGCGCGCTTTCTCCCGAGACGATCTCGTAATGGGTTGTCTCGCCCCGGATGACGCAGCCGAGCGCCACATAGCCATCATATTCGTCACCCTTGAGTTCAGACGCCATGGCAATCGCAGCGGGGATTTCCAGCGCGCCGGGAACGGTCAGCACCTCGTAGGTCGCGCCGGCCTTCTCAAAGGCCGTCGTCGCGCCTTCAAGCAGGGCGTCGGCGAGTTCGGTATAAAAGCGGGCCTCAACGATGAGGTAATGCTGGCCTTCGGCCGAGCCGGGCGCAATCGCGAAAATGTCGCCAGAACTGGCCATCATCTAATCCTGTCGGGTTCAAAAATGCGCTGCGCCATCGGTCGTCCGGCGCTACGCCAATTTTATTGGGATTTCTCCATGAGGCGCGCGGCATAGCGCGCCATCAGGTCAACTTCAAGATTTACCGCGTCGCCCTCGCCATAGTCGGGCCAGTTTGTCGCGGAAAGGGTGTGCGGGATCAGATGGACCGAAAAACGGTTGCCGTCCACCCAATTGACGGTCAGCGAGGTGCCGTTGAGCGCCACACCGCCCTTTTTGGCGATGAAATGGGACAGATCGTCCGGCGCCTGCAAGGTAAAGGTGATCTGGTCGCCGGTATCCCTGCGCTCCACGATCGTCGCCAGCCCGTCCACATGACCGGAAACGATATGTCCGCCAAGCTCGTCCCCGACCTTGAGCGACCGTTCGAGGTTGATGCGGCGGCCCTCGGCCCAGCCGCCCACACGCGTCACATCGAGCGTCTCACGGGCCGCGAACACGTCAAACCAGTTCTGGCCGGCTTCGCTCCCTTTGTCGGTCACGGTCAGGCAGATGCCTTCGCACATGATCGAGGCGCCCAGATCTATGGTTTGCGGGTCATAGCGCGTGCCGATACGCAGCTTGCGCCCGTCATTGCGGTCTTCGACCACCAAAAGCGTGCCGATGTCGGTGATGATGCCGGTAAACATGGGATCAGACTTTCTCGAATGTGGTGAGCATATCGCACCCCAGCGGCCGGCTTTCAACCACGCTAAAGCCCAGTTCGGCCAAACGCTCCGGCAGAGATGCGTGAACAGTGGCCCCGACACCGTTCGCACCGATCTCCACATCGCTTTGGAGCAAATGAAACCGGTCGATCAGCCCGGCATCGAGCAGAGCATCGTTGAGCCCGGCCCCGCCTTCGACAAGCACGCTGCCGATGCCTCTTCTGGCCAGTGCCTGCAAGCCTTCATCAAGGTCCGGCCTGCCCGCCTTGCCGGCAACGCCAAGGATTTCCGCATGTTGAGAAAATGATTCAAGGTGCGTGTTTTCTGCAATGATTACAGTTTGTTGGGCCGTAGAGACGGCAAACTGATTCAGGCTTTGGGGCAATTGGGATCGCCCCGCGACCAAGACTCGCAGCGGCGCCCTGCCCTCCAACCCGGCCAGCCGGACATTGAGCCTTGGATCGTCCAGCCGCGCCGTTGCCGCGCCGACCATTATCGCATCGGACACCGCCCTTTGCATATGCGCCCAGCGCCGTGCCTCTTCGCCGGTTATCGCCACATTGCCGCGTTCGGTGCGCCCGATCATGCCGTCGCGCGACACGGCCAGCTTGGCGGCAACGAATGGCCGCCCGCGTCGGACACGCGAGAAAAAGCCCTCGTGCAGCCTTTCGATGGATCGCAAATTGTCCCCGACAACGACCTCGATCCCGGCGGCGCGCATTTTGGCGATGCTCTGGCCCCCGGTGCGGGGATCGGGATCGGACGCGCCGCATACAACCCGTGCGACGCCGGATTCGAGCACGGCATCGACGCAGGGCGGGGTTTTGCCCCAGTGATTGCAGGGTTCGAGTGTGACGTAGAGCGTCGCGCCCCTTGCCCCCTGCCCGGCCATGGCAAGCGCGGGGGGTTCGGCGTGCGGCCTGCCGCCGGTGGCGGTCACACCACGCCCCAGCACCCTGCCGTCAGGAGAAACCACGATGGCCCCGACAGTGGGATTTTCCGCCGTGGTTCCGCGATACGGGATCGCGATGCGGGCGGCGGCTTCGAGCCAGCGCAGATCGGCCGGCATGATCTCATTGCGACGAGTCACGTCCACGACAATGATCTCAATTTTGGTCTGGTCGCGCTTTCGAGCCGCAAAAGTGGTGTCCCCTTTTGCCCAAAGCGCTCCTGGTCACTCACCCCTGATCCTCGGGATCGTCACCGCCCATTTCGGTCAGAAAAGACTGGAAATCGTCGGCGCTGGAGAAATTCTTGTAGACCGAGGCAAAGCGCACAAAGGCCACGTCGTCCAGGCCCTTGAGCCCTTCCATGACGTATTCGCCAATCTGATCGGAGGTCACTTCGACGTCGCCCACGCTTTCGAGCTGGCGCACGACGCCCGAAATCATCCGCTCGGCGGTCTCAGGGTCGACCTGACGTTTGCGTAAAGCGGTGTTGACCGAACGCGCCAGCTTTTCGCGGTCGAAAGGAACCTTGCGGCCCGATTTCTTGACCACGATCAGATCGCGCAACTGCACGCGCTCGAATGTGGTGAACCGGCCGCCGCAGCCGTTGCAGACGCGGCGGCGGCGGATGGCGTTGGAGTCCTCGGTCGGCCGGGAATCCTTGACCTGCGTGTCATCGTTCCCGCAATAGGGGCAGCGCATGGGCTTATCCGTAAATGGGGAATCTGGCGGTCAGCTCAAGGACCTTTTCCTTGACCTGGGCTTCGACGGCCCCGTTGTTTTCCTCGCCGTTGGCGGCAAGGCCATCAACCACTTCGACCATGAACGCGCCGACCAGCCGGAATTCCTCGACGCCAAAGCCGCGCGAGGTCGCCGCCGGGGTGCCGACGCGGACGCCCGAGGTGATCGCGGGTTTTTCAGGGTCGAAGGGCACGGCATTCTTGTTGCAGGTGATGTTGGCGCGCTCGAGAGCCGCTTCCGTCGCCTTGCCGGTCGCCGATTTGGGCCGCAGATCGACCAGCATCAGATGGTTGTCGGTGCCGCCCGTGGCGATTTCCAGACCGCCCTTGACCAGCGTTTCGGCCAGCACCTGCGCATTGTCCACCACTTGGCGGGCGTAAGCCGCAAATTCCGGTGTCAGCGCTTCGCCAAAGGCCACGGCCTTGCCGGCGATGACATGCATCAGCGGCCCGCCCTGGATACCGGGGAAGATGGCCGAATTGACCTTCTTGGCAATGGCTTCGTCATTGGTGAGGATCAGCCCGCCGCGCGGCCCGCGCAGCGTCTTGTGGGTCGTTGTCGTCGCCACATGGGCGTGCGGGAACGGGTTGGGATAGACGCCGGCCGCGACAAGGCCCGCCACATGCGCCATATCGACGAACAGATATGCGCCCACCTCATCGGCAATCGCGCGGAATGCCGCCCAGTCGAGAATGCGCGAATAGGCCGAAAAGCCCGCCACGATCATCTTGGGCTGATGTTCATGGGCCAGCTGGCGCACCTGGTCCATGTCCACGCGCCCGTCCTGCTGGCGCACGCCGTACTGGATGGCGTTGAACCATTTTCCCGACTGGTTGGGCTTGGCGCCGTGGGTCAGGTGCCCGCCAGCGTCGAGGCTCATGCCCAAAATGGTATCGCCGGGCTGGAGCAATGCCTGATAGACACCCTGATTGGCCTGCGAGCCTGAATTGGGCTGAACGTTTGCGAATTCGCAGCCGAACAGTTCCTTGGCGCGGTCGATGGCGAGTTGCTCGACCACATCGACAAACTGGCAGCCGCCATAATAGCGCCGCCCCGGATAGCCTTCCGCATATTTGTTGGTCATCACCGAGCCCTGCGCCTCGAGCACGGCCCTGGACACGATGTTTTCCGACGCGATCAGTTCAATCTCGTGCTGCTGGCGGCCGAGTTCGTCGGCAATCGCCTTGGCAACCACCGGATCGTGGTCGGCAATGGTGCGCGTGAAGAAATCGGGAAAAAGCGGTGCTGTTGCGGTGGCGCTCATGGGCGGGCCCTCGACCTGTTGCGGAAAGATGCTGGTGGCAAGCAAGCGCGATCCGCATAGCACGGAGGCTCCTGCGATTCCAAGCACAGATCGGGCCTAACGCGCCTGCGGGTTCTCTCGTTCGATCCGGCGGCGCAGCTTGGCGAGCGCGAGGTTCTTCATCTGGGCTTCGGTGGCCGTGGTCGGCGCTATGGCCACGACCTCGATGCCGGTCTCGACATCGATGGCGGCGACGCGGATCTGGGGACCGGCCTGACGGAACTCGAAAAGCACCTCGCGGCCTGCCCCCATATCAAAAATCCCCGCTGTTGCCCGGTCAGGCACTGATTTCGGGGAAATCGACCTTGCCCTGAGCGTCGTACTCGTAAACGTCGTCGCGGAAGCTTACGACGCCGTTCCGGTTCGCCCAAGCGGTAAAATAGGTCATGAAGATCGGCACGGGATTGGACACGGCGGCATCGATCCGCTCACCGGAGGCGAAGTTGGCGTTCACATCAATGATGTCGTACCCGGAATCGCGCAGGATCCAGGCAACGAACTCGGCCACATTGGCGACGCGGACGCAGCCCGAGGAATGGAAACGTGCATTTTCCGCGAACAAGCCCTGCTGGGGCGTATCGTGAAGATAGACGGCGTGCGGGTTGTGGAAGTTGATCTTGACGTGGCCCATCGAGTTCTGGGCGCCCGGATCCTGCCGGAACGTATAGTTCGTGGCCTCTTCGGTCGACCAGTCGATGGCGCTCTGGGGCACCTCGTTGCCGCTGCCATCGAGGATGCGGATCGAGTACTCGTCGAGGTAATTGGGGTTGTCGTTGACCAGCCCGATGATGTCGCGGCGAATGATCGAGACCGGCACCGTCCAGAAAGGATTGAAATTGATCTGG
Protein-coding regions in this window:
- a CDS encoding beta-ketoacyl-ACP synthase III; amino-acid sequence: MSNDDLAKIVDTSDEWIVQRTGIRQRHIAAEGEYTSDLALVAAQRALENAGMDASEIDLIVVGTTTPDRTFPATAAILQQKLGITKGSAFDVQAVCSGFVFGVATADSYLKTGMAKRALVIGAETASRILDWNDRTTCVLFGDGAGAIILEAQEVADDAPENGILVSSLRTDGSHWDKLYVDGGVSTTQSIGHLRMEGREVFKHAVGMISDVIEEVLAKTGKTTEDLDWFVPHQANKRIIDGAGRKLGIPEAKTIVTVDKHANTSAASVPLALWVASEDGRIKKGDLVMIEAMGGGFTWGAALIVW
- the plsX gene encoding phosphate acyltransferase PlsX, translated to MTETITISVDAMGGDNAPRAPLHGAKLLLREHPDARFIFHGREEVLTPLLEEFSELKAVSQIRHSENVITMDDKPSQALRKGRGTSSMWATIQSVKDGEADVAISGGNTGALMAMATFCLRTMEGISRPAISAIWPTLRSDIVVLDVGATIGADAQQLVDFSILGSALARALFDIESPTIGLLNVGVEEAKGNEWVKDAGKILAETSGAGFTYKGFVEGDDLGKGTVDVVVTEGFTGNIALKTAEGTARQVGTYLRNAMTSSLMSKIGAVFARGALNAIRSKMDPRTVNGGVFLGLNGVVIKSHGGTDEIGYKSALSVAYEMARNDLLAKIGEGMKRFPALALPAEPSNLEAPSA
- a CDS encoding DUF177 domain-containing protein, with protein sequence MSQRPDEFDLDAKVRIDKIPAAGRIVSIQTDAEQRAVLADRLKVSEVTAFSAEVTATRFRGGIQAKGHVNGTVVQPCVVSGDPVTQQISEPIDRVFLPGHDEASEATAGAEIFVNLEDDDLPDYFEGDEIDLADLVLEVFALAIDLYPRKPGAELTDDLTGDDPAELSPFAALKALKKD
- a CDS encoding ubiquinol-cytochrome C chaperone family protein; the encoded protein is MILSLFRKPKLSEPVYAVYNAIVAQSRREIFYAQWGVADTLTGRFDMISLHAALVFRRLRSSERQSRDFSQNVFDCFFHDMDRSLREMGVGDLSVGKRIEKMGSLFYGMLSNLSSILDSGDRARLIDFVSRNFHDGATHPQTERFADYILECDQTLKSQPVGQIMAGSVTFGDPK
- a CDS encoding outer membrane protein assembly factor BamE, giving the protein MTLRPALVRLSPIAAAIALGLTLSACSGTGLVSQRTQGYVLPDDAITQVRPGSSQDFVRIVLGSPQTTSTFGGETAWYYVETKVTQTAFGLTSIQERTVLAVYFGADGRVTDRALYSLEDGRAFAIEQRRTGSFGEDRNFVESLLASI
- a CDS encoding MFS transporter, with translation MASMRNIFFLSGAQAIAGSSQGMVMAVGALAGAYLAFDPAFATLPTTAMILGVALMAGPAALALHRLGRTRGFLLGAAIAGCGGLLAALGIYLDSFLIFSASMLLIGAAGAFGQQYRFAAADSVPESAKARAVSWVLFGGVLAGFLGPRLASITSEAIPDALYAGSFIALAGLSLVSMLLLSFTRLPKGEAKRPVSEQGRPLKAMIRTPAVFVPVLTGMASFSLMTFVMVAAPLAMVHLCGHAPADAANAIQWHIVAMFAPSFVTGEIIKRIGTHLTVAIGMLLIIFSVGTALMGTTTFHFDLGLVLLGMGWNFGFIGSTVLLTKSYRPEEGAKVQALNEQLVFGSNAIGSIGAGLALNFFGWEAVNLIALPIAVSAILLLGWDDLRTRRIGRQALASD
- the nusB gene encoding transcription antitermination factor NusB, which codes for MADQNEPRPANQRGSARLAAVQALYQMDVGEQTLEETLSQFESFRLGRELEGEQYLPADADYFRHIVRGVVANQVKLDPVINTALQRGWPMTRIDATLRALLRAGVFELTMRKDIPFKVVIREYVDVANAFYEDEVPGMVNGVLDAVARKYSEGYGGGENPNA
- the ribH gene encoding 6,7-dimethyl-8-ribityllumazine synthase, producing the protein MASSGDIFAIAPGSAEGQHYLIVEARFYTELADALLEGATTAFEKAGATYEVLTVPGALEIPAAIAMASELKGDEYDGYVALGCVIRGETTHYEIVSGESARALMDLSVADGIALGNGILTVENEAQAWARARVSDQNKGGGAAVAAMTMAALRALLMED
- a CDS encoding riboflavin synthase, whose product is MFTGIITDIGTLLVVEDRNDGRKLRIGTRYDPQTIDLGASIMCEGICLTVTDKGSEAGQNWFDVFAARETLDVTRVGGWAEGRRINLERSLKVGDELGGHIVSGHVDGLATIVERRDTGDQITFTLQAPDDLSHFIAKKGGVALNGTSLTVNWVDGNRFSVHLIPHTLSATNWPDYGEGDAVNLEVDLMARYAARLMEKSQ
- the ribD gene encoding bifunctional diaminohydroxyphosphoribosylaminopyrimidine deaminase/5-amino-6-(5-phosphoribosylamino)uracil reductase RibD — encoded protein: MDVTRRNEIMPADLRWLEAAARIAIPYRGTTAENPTVGAIVVSPDGRVLGRGVTATGGRPHAEPPALAMAGQGARGATLYVTLEPCNHWGKTPPCVDAVLESGVARVVCGASDPDPRTGGQSIAKMRAAGIEVVVGDNLRSIERLHEGFFSRVRRGRPFVAAKLAVSRDGMIGRTERGNVAITGEEARRWAHMQRAVSDAIMVGAATARLDDPRLNVRLAGLEGRAPLRVLVAGRSQLPQSLNQFAVSTAQQTVIIAENTHLESFSQHAEILGVAGKAGRPDLDEGLQALARRGIGSVLVEGGAGLNDALLDAGLIDRFHLLQSDVEIGANGVGATVHASLPERLAELGFSVVESRPLGCDMLTTFEKV
- the nrdR gene encoding transcriptional regulator NrdR, which gives rise to MRCPYCGNDDTQVKDSRPTEDSNAIRRRRVCNGCGGRFTTFERVQLRDLIVVKKSGRKVPFDREKLARSVNTALRKRQVDPETAERMISGVVRQLESVGDVEVTSDQIGEYVMEGLKGLDDVAFVRFASVYKNFSSADDFQSFLTEMGGDDPEDQG
- the glyA gene encoding serine hydroxymethyltransferase is translated as MSATATAPLFPDFFTRTIADHDPVVAKAIADELGRQQHEIELIASENIVSRAVLEAQGSVMTNKYAEGYPGRRYYGGCQFVDVVEQLAIDRAKELFGCEFANVQPNSGSQANQGVYQALLQPGDTILGMSLDAGGHLTHGAKPNQSGKWFNAIQYGVRQQDGRVDMDQVRQLAHEHQPKMIVAGFSAYSRILDWAAFRAIADEVGAYLFVDMAHVAGLVAAGVYPNPFPHAHVATTTTHKTLRGPRGGLILTNDEAIAKKVNSAIFPGIQGGPLMHVIAGKAVAFGEALTPEFAAYARQVVDNAQVLAETLVKGGLEIATGGTDNHLMLVDLRPKSATGKATEAALERANITCNKNAVPFDPEKPAITSGVRVGTPAATSRGFGVEEFRLVGAFMVEVVDGLAANGEENNGAVEAQVKEKVLELTARFPIYG
- a CDS encoding DUF6898 family protein, producing the protein MGAGREVLFEFRQAGPQIRVAAIDVETGIEVVAIAPTTATEAQMKNLALAKLRRRIERENPQAR